A stretch of Mustela nigripes isolate SB6536 chromosome 6, MUSNIG.SB6536, whole genome shotgun sequence DNA encodes these proteins:
- the PTHLH gene encoding parathyroid hormone-related protein, with amino-acid sequence MLRRLVQQWSVAVFLLSYSVPSCGRSVEELGRRLKRAVSEHQLLHDKGKSIQDLRRRFFLHHLIAEIHTAEIRATSEVSPNSKPAPNTKNHPVRFGSDDEGRYLTQETNKVETYKEQPLKTPGKKKKGKPGKRKEQEKKKRRTRSAWLNTGMAGSGREGDHPYDISATSLELNLRRH; translated from the exons ATGCTGCGGAGGCTGGTTCAGCAGTGGAGCGTCGCGGTGTTCCTGCTGAGCTACTCGGTGCCCTCCTGCGGGCGCTCGGTGGAGGAGCTCGGCCGCCGGCT caaaagAGCTGTGTCTGAACATCAGCTCCTTCATGACAAGGGGAAATCTATCCAAGACTTACGGCGACGATTCTTCCTTCACCACCTGATCGCAGAAATCCACACAGCTGAAATCAGAGCTACCTCGGAGGTATCCCCGAACTCCAAGCCTGCTCCCAACACAAAGAACCACCCCGTCCGATTTGGGTCTGACGATGAGGGCAGATACCTAACTCAGGAAACCAACAAGGTGGAGACATACAAAGAGCAGCCACTGAAGACAcctggcaagaaaaagaaaggcaaacctGGAAAACGCaaggagcaggaaaaaaagaaacggCGAACTCGGTCTGCCTGGCTAAACACTGGCATGGCTGGGAGTGGGCGAGAAGGGGACCACCCATATGACATCTCTGCGACATCGCTGGAGCTCAATTTACG gAGGCATTGA